The following are from one region of the Mixophyes fleayi isolate aMixFle1 chromosome 7, aMixFle1.hap1, whole genome shotgun sequence genome:
- the LOC142097643 gene encoding parvalbumin beta-like: MSINDILSAKDIEAALKSVQAVGSFDFKTFVKLVGLSGKSPDVIKKVFEFLDRDCSGFIEEDELALFLQNFKSDARALNDAETKAFLKAGDSDGDGKIGVDEFQALVKQ; encoded by the exons ATGTCTATCAATGATATTCTGTCCGCTAAGGACATTGAAGCTGCCTTGAAAAGTGTACAGG CAGTGGGATCATTTGACTTCAAAACCTTCGTTAAGTTGGTTGGTCTGTCCGGCAAGTCCCCTGATGTGATCAAGAAGGTTTTTGAATTTCTTGACAGAGATTGCAGCGGATTCATTGAGGAAGATGAGCTAGC ACTCTTCCTTCAGAACTTTAAGTCTGATGCCAGAGCTCTGAATGACGCAGAAACCAAGGCTTTCCTGAAGGCTGGTGACTCCGATGGAGATGGCAAGATTGGAGTAGATG AATTCCAGGCTCtagtaaaacaataa